From the genome of Gilliamella sp. wkB7, one region includes:
- the prfC gene encoding peptide chain release factor 3, producing the protein MTEQAYLDEVNARRTFAIISHPDAGKTTITEKVLLFGQAIQTAGTVKGRGANAQHAKSDWMEMEKQRGISITTSVMQFPYNNCLVNLLDTPGHEDFSEDTYRTLTAVDSCLMVIDAAKGVEDRTRKLMEVTRLRTTPILTFMNKLDRDIRDPMELLDEVENELNIMCAPITWPIGCGKLFKGVYHLAKDETYLYQSGKGHTIQEVRIIKGLTNPDLDAAVGDDLAQQLREELELVQGASNEFDLEAFLSGDLTPVFFGTALGNFGVDHMLDGLTAWAPTPQPRQTDKRQVESSEEKFSGFVFKIQANMDPKHRDRVAFMRIVSGKYEKGMKLRHVRLAKDVNISDALTFMAGDREQVEEAYAGDIIGLHNHGTIQIGDTFTQGEDFKFTGIPNFAPELFRRIRLKDPLKQKQLLKGLVQLSEEGAVQVFRPITNNDLIVGAVGVLQFDVVVARLKSEYNVEAIYEPVNVTTARWVECSDVKKLEEFKRKCEQNLALDGGDNLSYIAPSMVNLNLTQERYPDVEFRKTREH; encoded by the coding sequence ATGACAGAACAAGCTTATTTAGATGAAGTGAATGCACGTCGCACTTTTGCTATCATCTCGCATCCCGATGCTGGTAAAACAACCATTACTGAAAAAGTACTATTATTTGGACAGGCGATTCAAACAGCGGGTACCGTTAAAGGTCGTGGCGCCAATGCCCAACATGCCAAATCTGACTGGATGGAGATGGAAAAACAGCGTGGTATTTCGATCACTACTTCCGTTATGCAGTTTCCTTATAACAATTGTTTAGTTAACTTACTCGATACTCCTGGGCATGAAGACTTCTCAGAAGATACTTACCGTACTTTAACCGCAGTAGATAGTTGCTTAATGGTTATTGACGCGGCAAAAGGGGTCGAAGATCGTACTCGCAAATTGATGGAAGTTACCCGTTTGCGTACGACACCAATATTAACCTTTATGAATAAACTTGACCGTGATATTCGTGATCCAATGGAGTTGCTTGATGAAGTTGAAAATGAGCTTAATATCATGTGTGCGCCTATCACATGGCCAATTGGTTGCGGTAAGCTGTTTAAAGGTGTTTATCATTTAGCTAAGGACGAAACGTACTTATATCAATCAGGCAAAGGTCATACCATTCAAGAAGTGCGAATAATTAAAGGTCTAACAAATCCTGATTTAGATGCTGCTGTGGGAGATGATTTAGCACAACAACTGCGTGAAGAATTAGAATTAGTGCAAGGTGCATCAAATGAATTTGATTTAGAAGCGTTTTTATCAGGCGATTTAACCCCAGTGTTTTTTGGTACTGCATTAGGCAATTTTGGCGTCGATCATATGCTGGATGGTTTAACTGCTTGGGCTCCGACCCCGCAACCTCGTCAAACTGATAAACGTCAAGTTGAATCATCAGAAGAGAAATTCAGTGGTTTTGTATTTAAAATCCAAGCCAATATGGATCCAAAACATCGTGACCGTGTGGCATTTATGCGCATTGTTTCGGGTAAATACGAAAAAGGGATGAAGTTGCGTCATGTTCGTTTGGCTAAAGATGTAAATATTTCTGATGCATTAACCTTTATGGCTGGCGATCGGGAGCAAGTTGAAGAAGCTTACGCTGGCGATATTATTGGTTTACACAATCATGGCACAATTCAAATTGGTGATACTTTTACCCAAGGTGAAGATTTTAAATTTACAGGTATTCCTAATTTTGCACCAGAACTGTTCCGTCGTATTCGTTTAAAAGATCCTCTTAAGCAAAAACAGCTATTAAAAGGGTTAGTTCAGTTGTCAGAAGAGGGGGCTGTACAAGTATTTCGCCCAATCACCAACAACGATTTAATTGTTGGAGCGGTTGGGGTACTTCAATTTGATGTGGTGGTAGCTCGATTGAAATCGGAATATAACGTTGAGGCAATTTATGAGCCAGTTAATGTCACTACAGCGCGTTGGGTTGAGTGCAGTGATGTGAAAAAACTTGAAGAGTTCAAACGCAAATGCGAGCAAAACTTAGCATTAGATGGCGGCGATAACTTATCTTATATTGCGCCAAGTATGGTGAATCTGAATTTAACCCAAGAGCGATATCCTGACGTTGAATTTAGAAAAACACGTGAACATTAA
- the ilvY gene encoding HTH-type transcriptional activator IlvY produces the protein MNIRDLKLYLHLCETCHFGMTADAMHVSPSTLSRQIQRMEEHFGHTLFIRDNRQVQITSEGEKVKRFAQQVVNLHQQVRQDLDQSDQQLVGELTLFCSVTAAYSHLPEILDRFRIHYPQIEIKLSTGDAADAVEKVQSNLADLAIAGKPKQLPAGVEFLKFGEIEMVLLIPKLNSSFSDKLHQKQPDWHNIPFILPEHGPSRHRIDLWFKQQKITSPKIYATVAGHEAIVSMVALGCGVALLPKVVMENSPERIRERITEWSTNLMEPFDVGICVQKRRLSERIISAFWTLCVLNLPNNQKNKI, from the coding sequence ATGAATATCCGTGATCTAAAGTTGTATTTACATTTATGTGAAACTTGTCATTTTGGAATGACAGCCGATGCTATGCACGTAAGTCCATCAACGTTATCCAGACAGATCCAACGAATGGAAGAGCATTTTGGTCATACTCTATTTATTCGAGATAATCGCCAAGTACAAATTACATCGGAAGGTGAAAAAGTAAAGCGCTTTGCTCAACAAGTTGTGAATCTACATCAACAAGTTAGACAAGATTTAGATCAATCAGATCAGCAATTAGTCGGTGAACTTACCCTTTTTTGTTCGGTTACAGCTGCTTATAGCCATCTACCTGAAATACTGGATAGATTCCGTATTCATTATCCTCAGATTGAAATTAAGCTCTCTACAGGCGATGCGGCCGATGCCGTTGAGAAAGTACAATCAAACCTTGCTGATTTAGCCATTGCCGGTAAACCCAAACAATTACCAGCCGGCGTTGAATTCTTAAAATTTGGTGAAATTGAAATGGTACTATTAATACCAAAGCTTAACAGTTCATTTAGTGATAAACTTCATCAAAAACAGCCCGATTGGCATAATATCCCTTTTATTTTACCTGAGCATGGACCAAGCCGACACCGAATTGATCTTTGGTTTAAACAACAAAAAATAACCAGTCCAAAAATTTATGCCACTGTTGCTGGGCACGAAGCAATCGTTTCAATGGTCGCATTAGGATGTGGCGTAGCATTGTTACCTAAAGTAGTAATGGAAAACAGTCCTGAAAGAATCAGAGAGCGAATAACCGAATGGTCAACCAATTTAATGGAACCCTTTGATGTGGGCATCTGCGTGCAAAAAAGACGATTGTCCGAAAGGATCATCTCGGCATTTTGGACACTTTGTGTTCTTAATCTACCCAATAATCAAAAAAATAAAATATAA
- a CDS encoding 3-hydroxybutyrate oligomer hydrolase family protein translates to MRIKNIKIKALVSLICVTTVIISFAAQAKNDSRLSISREEMNLIQYPTGITIESSTYYDGDTDDLVTAGLGFTPLSTLVIKPTIADPAKPTPQELRQLKLNRFIDTKTGEGTFFGFQRKNLTPMFDGKIAGTEILATFKNNDESVGLLVQIPLDFDKNKPCIVAVPSTDSDGLFNAYDVQIRGLWGLRHNCAVVYNDKGLGNGIYDITNQRGYAINGKVQTDNLLFKPKIENREQYVKTYPNRYAIKQLHSKQNSEERWGEFVLKSIEFAFYQINTQFSPTKKVIFDKDNTLVLVYGATDGAGAALKAGELDKNNTIKGIVAVNPQIAPYSETIPVTVKLGKKPPTKIEYRSIAEYSAYASLYIPCAVPAIINNNKDINLPFADNYTYAQNRCNALKKAQLLIHGTPKEALEKLHQYGWTPEMERQLPYFYFKETIGLPYQYISAYGHYDIMEKMCNYSVASTQKNPLLYIGKVEPLSEIDFQQLWGLANGQLPIWLGDESTVLALVNDEDIYSPRRDFYSSSDNKDEIDYNSKGAICLYNKLKEPQVELGMKQVIASANLNGIKTFIIHGRNNVKQLPDYTSRAYVALNSQVEGNNSQLRYIEVKNSSYLEGKPPFDNSLVSIDYYGEDAIEWLWANLTNNATLPDSQVIHAKPRAGKIAFTPDATAQNLVPILQSPNSSNIIKKENGELIIPN, encoded by the coding sequence ATGAGAATTAAAAATATAAAAATAAAAGCATTGGTATCGTTAATATGTGTTACGACCGTTATCATTTCTTTTGCAGCTCAAGCTAAAAATGATTCAAGATTAAGTATATCTCGTGAAGAGATGAATCTCATCCAGTATCCAACCGGGATAACAATTGAAAGTTCGACCTACTATGACGGAGATACCGATGACTTAGTAACAGCTGGGTTGGGATTTACGCCTTTATCAACACTCGTGATTAAACCAACCATTGCTGACCCTGCCAAACCAACCCCACAAGAACTTAGACAACTAAAATTGAATCGTTTTATTGATACCAAAACAGGAGAAGGGACATTTTTTGGTTTTCAAAGAAAAAATCTTACTCCTATGTTTGATGGCAAAATAGCTGGTACTGAAATATTAGCAACCTTTAAAAATAACGATGAGAGTGTGGGGTTATTAGTACAAATCCCATTGGATTTTGATAAAAATAAACCATGTATTGTTGCAGTACCATCAACTGATTCTGATGGGTTATTTAATGCATATGATGTACAAATTCGAGGATTATGGGGACTTCGTCATAACTGTGCTGTCGTTTATAATGATAAGGGTTTAGGGAATGGTATTTATGATATAACCAATCAACGTGGTTATGCGATCAATGGCAAGGTACAAACAGACAATTTACTGTTTAAACCAAAAATAGAAAATAGAGAACAATATGTAAAAACCTACCCTAATCGCTATGCAATAAAACAACTGCACTCAAAACAGAATTCTGAAGAACGTTGGGGAGAATTTGTTTTAAAATCCATTGAGTTTGCTTTTTACCAAATCAATACTCAATTTTCACCGACTAAAAAGGTCATATTTGATAAAGATAATACGTTAGTATTAGTTTATGGTGCAACTGATGGCGCAGGAGCCGCTTTAAAAGCAGGCGAGTTAGATAAAAATAATACGATAAAAGGTATTGTTGCAGTTAATCCACAAATTGCACCTTACTCAGAAACGATACCAGTAACGGTTAAACTCGGAAAAAAACCGCCGACAAAAATTGAGTATCGTTCAATAGCGGAATATAGCGCTTATGCATCATTATATATACCTTGCGCCGTTCCAGCGATTATTAATAATAATAAAGATATTAATTTACCTTTTGCTGATAATTATACCTATGCGCAAAATCGTTGTAATGCATTAAAAAAGGCACAATTATTAATTCATGGGACTCCAAAAGAAGCGCTTGAAAAATTGCATCAATATGGTTGGACACCCGAAATGGAGAGGCAACTTCCATATTTTTATTTTAAAGAAACAATAGGCTTACCTTATCAATATATTAGTGCCTATGGTCATTATGACATTATGGAAAAAATGTGTAATTATTCAGTTGCAAGCACCCAAAAAAATCCACTCCTTTATATAGGTAAAGTTGAACCTTTATCAGAAATAGATTTCCAGCAATTATGGGGATTGGCAAATGGACAACTTCCGATATGGTTAGGGGATGAATCAACCGTGTTGGCCCTTGTCAATGATGAAGATATATATTCACCAAGAAGAGATTTCTATTCAAGTTCCGATAATAAAGATGAAATTGACTACAACAGCAAAGGAGCAATTTGTTTATATAACAAATTAAAAGAGCCTCAAGTTGAGTTAGGTATGAAACAAGTTATCGCCTCAGCCAATTTAAATGGAATTAAAACATTTATCATCCATGGTCGTAATAATGTAAAACAACTACCGGATTATACTTCCCGCGCTTATGTGGCGTTAAACAGTCAAGTGGAAGGTAACAATTCACAATTACGTTATATTGAGGTAAAAAATAGTAGTTATTTAGAAGGAAAACCTCCATTTGATAATTCGCTCGTCTCAATTGATTATTATGGTGAGGATGCGATAGAGTGGTTGTGGGCTAATTTAACCAACAATGCAACGCTACCTGACAGCCAAGTTATTCATGCTAAGCCTCGTGCAGGAAAAATTGCATTTACACCTGATGCCACTGCCCAAAATTTAGTACCAATATTACAATCGCCTAACAGTAGCAATATCATCAAGAAAGAAAATGGCGAACTGATTATTCCTAATTAA
- a CDS encoding acyl carrier protein phosphodiesterase: MNILAHLHLASLVSSSLIGNTVADFVKGDPYLTYPNDIADGIMLHRKIDSMTDNLPEVKQAKLLFRQTHRRVASIALDIVWDHFLSKQWLTFGVMGTVSEFNQYTKQQIQPFITQYPIDYQNFMQAMWQNEWLENYASIDFVEKVLNGMAKRRPKLFLLKENIIDIRQNYSELKALFAILYPKIRTAVLLSKFTL; encoded by the coding sequence ATGAATATTTTAGCGCATCTACATTTAGCTTCGCTAGTTAGTAGTTCATTAATTGGCAATACGGTAGCGGATTTTGTTAAAGGTGATCCTTATTTAACTTATCCTAACGATATTGCTGATGGAATTATGCTACATCGCAAAATCGATAGCATGACCGATAATCTGCCTGAAGTGAAACAAGCGAAATTATTGTTTCGCCAAACACATCGGCGTGTGGCGTCAATTGCATTGGATATCGTGTGGGATCACTTTTTATCAAAACAGTGGTTGACCTTTGGGGTTATGGGAACTGTTAGCGAATTTAATCAATATACCAAACAGCAAATTCAACCTTTTATTACTCAATATCCTATTGATTATCAAAATTTTATGCAAGCTATGTGGCAAAATGAGTGGCTAGAAAACTATGCCTCAATTGATTTTGTTGAAAAGGTATTAAATGGTATGGCAAAAAGGAGACCCAAACTCTTTTTATTAAAAGAAAACATCATCGATATTCGGCAAAATTATTCTGAGTTAAAAGCATTATTTGCTATTTTATATCCTAAAATACGCACAGCAGTGCTCTTATCTAAATTTACTTTATAA
- a CDS encoding siderophore-interacting protein produces MTDKPQKSKKLIVNALLTVLKVEKISPSFIRVQFSSNKPFDVDSAWVCPHVKLLFPEPITGEILFPKLDEDNKIVVSDKVRQLARSYSVREFDSVTNQLFIDFAIHESGLATVWSRHAKVGDQIGLVGSAGKLPFTDNCLVLMGDISAAPAICYTLEHLPEKQKVYAFILVNHPKDIVPLPDNENVQVNWLIQNNTKPNQLVDVVINTEFAEQDKLMFWGGMESSLAQQLRRALKDKYTQLAPEAIHITSYWREGFAEGEFKHRD; encoded by the coding sequence ATGACAGATAAACCCCAAAAATCCAAAAAACTTATTGTTAATGCGCTATTAACAGTATTAAAAGTTGAGAAGATTTCACCGAGCTTTATACGTGTGCAGTTTAGTAGTAATAAACCGTTTGATGTTGATTCTGCGTGGGTTTGTCCTCATGTTAAATTGCTTTTTCCTGAGCCTATTACAGGTGAAATTTTATTTCCTAAACTAGACGAAGATAATAAGATTGTGGTAAGTGATAAAGTTCGTCAATTGGCGCGCAGTTATAGTGTACGTGAATTTGATAGTGTGACTAATCAGTTGTTTATTGATTTTGCGATTCATGAAAGTGGTTTGGCGACTGTTTGGTCAAGACACGCTAAAGTTGGTGATCAGATTGGTTTGGTCGGTTCTGCTGGTAAACTGCCGTTCACAGATAATTGTTTGGTGTTGATGGGGGATATTTCAGCTGCACCAGCAATCTGTTATACGCTTGAACATTTACCTGAAAAACAAAAAGTTTATGCGTTTATTCTGGTTAATCATCCTAAAGATATTGTGCCACTACCAGATAATGAAAATGTGCAAGTTAATTGGTTAATCCAAAATAATACAAAACCTAATCAATTGGTCGATGTAGTAATAAATACTGAATTTGCCGAACAGGATAAACTTATGTTTTGGGGCGGAATGGAAAGTTCATTAGCTCAACAATTACGACGAGCATTGAAAGATAAATATACTCAGCTCGCACCAGAAGCGATTCATATTACGAGCTATTGGCGCGAGGGTTTTGCTGAAGGTGAGTTTAAACATCGTGACTAA
- the fsa gene encoding fructose-6-phosphate aldolase has protein sequence MELYLDTADIAAIKRLAPVLPINGVTTNPSIVAKSGKNIFELLDELQNVLGPDKLLFAQVLASDAQGMIKEAEQLREVVPSIVTKIPVNAQGLMAIKELTQQGITTLGTAVYGAGQGFLAALAGAKYIAPYVNRIDAQGGNSKETVLELQKLLDLHCPESVVLAASFRTPRQALDCMLAGCKAITLPVDVAELFISDPAVDAAVAKFDQDWCSAFGSLKY, from the coding sequence ATGGAATTATATTTAGATACAGCCGATATTGCGGCAATTAAGCGTTTAGCGCCCGTGTTACCAATTAATGGGGTAACAACCAACCCAAGTATTGTGGCAAAGTCAGGTAAAAATATTTTTGAGTTGTTAGATGAACTGCAAAATGTGTTAGGTCCCGATAAGTTGCTATTTGCACAAGTGCTGGCAAGTGATGCGCAAGGAATGATTAAAGAAGCCGAACAACTTAGAGAGGTCGTACCGTCAATTGTGACTAAAATTCCCGTTAATGCACAAGGTTTAATGGCTATTAAAGAGTTAACTCAACAGGGAATTACAACGTTAGGAACAGCAGTTTATGGTGCTGGGCAAGGATTTTTGGCGGCACTTGCTGGAGCAAAATATATAGCTCCCTATGTGAATCGTATTGATGCACAAGGTGGCAATAGCAAAGAAACGGTTTTAGAATTACAAAAATTGCTTGATTTGCATTGCCCTGAATCAGTGGTGTTAGCAGCAAGTTTTAGAACGCCAAGACAAGCATTAGATTGTATGTTAGCGGGTTGTAAAGCCATTACCTTGCCAGTTGATGTTGCCGAATTATTTATCTCTGACCCCGCAGTCGATGCGGCAGTAGCTAAGTTTGATCAAGATTGGTGTAGCGCATTTGGTTCATTAAAATATTAA